Proteins from one Triticum aestivum cultivar Chinese Spring chromosome 7A, IWGSC CS RefSeq v2.1, whole genome shotgun sequence genomic window:
- the LOC123146931 gene encoding protein transport protein Sec61 subunit gamma-like — protein MDAVDSVVDPLREFAKDSVRLVKRCHKPDRKEFTKVAARTVIGFFVMGFVSFFVKLIFIPINNIIVGSG, from the exons ATGGACGCTGTCGACTCCGTGGTGGACCCCCTCCGCGAGTTTGCCAAGGACAGCGTCCGCCTCGTCAAGCGCTGCCACAAGCCCGACCGCAAGG AGTTCACCAAGGTGGCGGCGCGGACGGTGATCGGGTTCTTCGTCATGGGGTTCGTCAGCTTCTTCGTCAAGCTCATCTTCATCCCCATCAACAACATCATCGTCGGCTCCGGCTAG